The proteins below come from a single Deltaproteobacteria bacterium genomic window:
- a CDS encoding prepilin-type N-terminal cleavage/methylation domain-containing protein, whose translation MTRTVRPDAGLTLVELMVALVVSSLVIGAALSVGLTMMRSFRDHGTMVSVQRAARVSMDFLADAVRNSNPGVLTGMFEDLIGCSGQVPGISVTNRTNAPDEISLVYASGGIFTSSRSTYSPTSTGLTVLDAEEVAGQDFFPGDYIVITNLDVGTIVRVADVQASGSEWQLGTIQPSSCGAVSFPGPGFEPGSLVIRGRFARFFVQNDAGTGNIPMLMMDPDGPGPATAEPVADGIEDLQIAVAVDANGDGTITEVGIAPNDDEWYYNIAGDMDPPGGIPPRAVRLTLIARSVSETSNVASFTRPAAEDRAASTVPDPYRRRVLTTTVELRNLEGSP comes from the coding sequence GTGACGCGAACCGTCCGCCCCGACGCGGGCCTCACGCTCGTCGAGTTGATGGTGGCACTCGTCGTCTCCAGTCTGGTGATCGGTGCAGCGCTGTCGGTTGGCTTGACGATGATGCGCAGCTTCCGCGATCATGGAACGATGGTGTCGGTGCAGCGGGCGGCGCGGGTGTCAATGGACTTTCTCGCTGATGCGGTCCGCAACTCGAACCCGGGCGTCCTGACCGGTATGTTCGAAGACTTGATCGGCTGCTCGGGACAGGTACCCGGGATTTCAGTCACCAATCGTACAAACGCGCCGGACGAAATCAGTCTCGTCTACGCGAGCGGGGGTATCTTCACGTCCTCGCGGTCGACGTACAGCCCTACGTCGACCGGGCTCACGGTGCTGGACGCGGAAGAAGTCGCCGGACAGGACTTTTTCCCGGGCGATTACATCGTCATCACCAATCTCGACGTCGGGACGATCGTGCGCGTGGCCGACGTTCAGGCCAGTGGCTCGGAGTGGCAGTTGGGCACCATCCAACCGAGTTCGTGTGGTGCGGTGTCATTTCCCGGGCCGGGCTTCGAGCCCGGCAGCCTCGTCATTCGCGGACGCTTCGCGCGATTCTTCGTGCAGAACGACGCGGGAACCGGCAATATACCTATGCTCATGATGGACCCGGACGGGCCCGGACCGGCGACGGCAGAGCCAGTCGCGGACGGAATCGAGGACCTCCAGATCGCGGTCGCCGTCGATGCAAACGGAGACGGGACGATCACCGAAGTGGGGATCGCTCCGAACGACGACGAGTGGTACTACAATATTGCCGGCGACATGGATCCGCCCGGCGGCATCCCTCCGCGAGCGGTGCGATTGACTCTCATTGCGCGCTCGGTGAGCGAAACGAGCAACGTGGCGTCCTTCACGCGACCGGCCGCGGAAGACCGTGCAGCGTCGACGGTTCCGGACCCATACCGCCGGCGCGTGCTGACGACTACCGTGGAGCTGCGCAACTTGGAGGGCTCACCATGA